Proteins co-encoded in one Bacillus paramycoides genomic window:
- the spoVID gene encoding stage VI sporulation protein D: MATDHSLRFSLKESVWFQKGQEVEELLSISLDPDVEIEELDHEVIVRGQLDLTGEYVARQDDSAYSLRDLSPAKSIDYVETREDGVNELVHSFPLEISIPRNRVKVIEELYVSIEEFDYELKENGCLQLLADISITGLCDEERIEDEEEETAYAELEDDSEQEYETRPTPQVEEPTYKESDEWEDYAFEPFQLEERKEQEVEEEEIEEHEFVEREEEKETTPQFELFGRKDFKKEQAKKQEVQEEETYSQRDENALYLTKLFTKEPEEEFTKLRMYFVQEGDTIESVAERYETSVQNLYRVNQTEDIYLTTGQIIYIPVSRAKTK, from the coding sequence GTGGCAACAGATCATTCATTACGTTTTTCATTAAAAGAATCTGTTTGGTTCCAAAAAGGACAGGAAGTCGAAGAACTTTTGTCAATTTCGTTAGATCCAGACGTTGAGATAGAAGAGCTTGATCATGAGGTTATTGTGAGAGGGCAATTAGATTTAACGGGAGAGTATGTTGCACGGCAAGATGATTCAGCTTATTCATTAAGAGATTTATCGCCAGCTAAGTCCATTGATTATGTAGAAACAAGAGAAGATGGGGTTAATGAACTTGTTCATTCCTTTCCGCTTGAAATATCAATACCAAGAAACCGTGTGAAAGTAATTGAAGAACTATATGTATCTATCGAGGAATTTGATTATGAACTAAAGGAAAATGGTTGCTTACAATTATTAGCGGATATATCTATTACAGGTTTATGTGATGAAGAAAGAATTGAGGATGAAGAGGAAGAAACGGCGTATGCTGAGTTAGAGGATGATTCAGAGCAAGAGTATGAAACTAGACCGACGCCGCAAGTAGAAGAACCAACTTATAAGGAATCAGATGAGTGGGAAGATTACGCATTTGAACCATTCCAACTAGAAGAAAGAAAAGAGCAGGAAGTAGAGGAAGAGGAAATAGAAGAACATGAATTTGTAGAGCGTGAAGAAGAGAAAGAAACAACGCCGCAATTTGAATTGTTCGGACGAAAAGATTTCAAGAAAGAACAAGCGAAAAAACAAGAAGTACAAGAAGAAGAAACGTATTCACAGCGAGATGAAAATGCTCTTTATTTAACGAAATTATTTACGAAGGAACCGGAAGAAGAATTTACAAAGTTAAGAATGTACTTCGTGCAAGAAGGAGATACGATCGAATCTGTTGCAGAGCGTTATGAAACGTCTGTACAAAACTTATACCGTGTCAATCAAACAGAAGACATATATTTAACTACAGGACAAATTATTTATATTCCTGTTTCAAGAGCAAAAACGAAATAA
- the hemL gene encoding glutamate-1-semialdehyde 2,1-aminomutase: MKKFDKSIAAFEEAQDLMPGGVNSPVRAFKSVGMNPLFMERGKGSKVYDIDGNEYIDYVLSWGPLIHGHANNRVVEALKAVAERGTSFGAPTEIENKLAKLVIERVPSIEIVRMVNSGTEATMSALRLARGYTGRNKILKFIGCYHGHGDSLLIKAGSGVATLGLPDSPGVPEGVAKNTITVAYNDLESVKYAFEQFGDDIACVIVEPVAGNMGVVPPQPGFLEGLREVTEQNGALLIFDEVMTGFRVAYNCGQGYYGVTPDLTCLGKVIGGGLPVGAYGGKAEIMRQVAPSGPIYQAGTLSGNPLAMAAGYETLVQLTPESYVEFERKAEMLEAGLRKAAEKHGIPHHINRAGSMIGVFFTDEPVINYDAAKSSNLEFFAAYYREMVEQGVFLPPSQFEGLFLSTAHSDADIEATIAAAEIAMSKLKA; encoded by the coding sequence ATGAAAAAGTTTGATAAGTCGATTGCGGCATTTGAAGAGGCTCAAGATTTAATGCCTGGTGGCGTAAATAGCCCAGTTCGTGCCTTTAAGTCTGTTGGTATGAATCCGTTGTTTATGGAGCGCGGAAAAGGCTCTAAAGTATATGATATCGATGGAAATGAATACATCGATTACGTATTATCATGGGGTCCTTTAATTCATGGTCATGCAAATAATCGTGTTGTGGAAGCTCTAAAAGCTGTTGCTGAAAGAGGTACAAGCTTCGGTGCCCCAACGGAAATTGAAAATAAATTAGCGAAACTTGTTATTGAGCGCGTACCATCAATTGAGATTGTACGTATGGTTAACTCTGGAACAGAAGCGACAATGAGTGCGCTACGTTTAGCTCGTGGTTATACAGGCCGTAACAAAATTTTGAAATTTATCGGTTGTTACCACGGTCATGGTGACTCGTTATTAATTAAAGCGGGTTCTGGTGTAGCGACGTTAGGTTTACCAGATAGCCCTGGTGTACCAGAAGGTGTAGCGAAAAATACGATTACAGTAGCGTATAACGATTTAGAAAGTGTGAAATACGCTTTCGAACAATTCGGTGATGATATTGCTTGTGTCATTGTAGAACCAGTAGCAGGAAATATGGGTGTTGTTCCTCCGCAACCAGGATTTTTAGAAGGTCTTCGTGAAGTAACAGAGCAAAATGGTGCATTGCTTATTTTTGATGAAGTAATGACAGGATTCCGAGTTGCTTATAATTGCGGACAAGGTTATTACGGTGTAACACCTGATTTAACTTGTTTAGGTAAAGTAATCGGCGGTGGATTACCAGTAGGAGCATACGGTGGTAAAGCAGAAATTATGCGCCAAGTTGCACCGAGCGGACCGATTTACCAAGCGGGCACTTTATCAGGTAACCCACTTGCAATGGCAGCAGGTTATGAAACGTTAGTACAGTTAACGCCAGAATCATATGTAGAATTCGAGCGTAAAGCTGAAATGTTAGAAGCTGGCTTACGTAAAGCAGCTGAAAAACATGGCATTCCGCATCATATTAACCGTGCGGGTTCTATGATTGGTGTCTTCTTTACAGATGAACCAGTTATTAATTACGATGCAGCAAAATCTTCAAACTTAGAATTCTTTGCAGCTTACTATCGTGAAATGGTAGAGCAAGGTGTATTCTTGCCACCATCTCAATTCGAAGGTTTATTCTTATCGACAGCACATAGTGATGCAGATATTGAAGCCACGATTGCAGCGGCTGAAATTGCAATGTCAAAATTAAAAGCTTAA